From one Sphingomonas sp. BT-65 genomic stretch:
- a CDS encoding 3'(2'),5'-bisphosphate nucleotidase CysQ, with translation MADTLASAVSAIAAEAAELALARFRTDVRKWEKSPNNFVCEVDLAIDAMLRERLSALLPDAGWLSEETADDLARLSANRVWVVDPIDGTRDYLRERPGWAVSIALVENGQPVIGVLAAPARGEHWLAEAGKGATRNGTPIAASDRIELTGARVPADDLPKVDRHLTMVEKPNSIALRIAMVAAGEADLLATFRWGNEWDIAAATLIAREAGATITDALGKKLRFNTPAGEAFGVLATAPGIHQAAAGHLRERAVEALGRQPSR, from the coding sequence GTGGCTGACACGCTCGCCTCCGCCGTCAGTGCCATCGCCGCCGAGGCCGCAGAGCTGGCGCTCGCCCGCTTCCGGACGGACGTGCGCAAATGGGAAAAGTCGCCGAACAATTTCGTGTGCGAGGTCGATCTGGCCATCGATGCGATGCTGCGCGAGCGCCTCTCCGCTTTGCTGCCCGATGCGGGCTGGCTGTCGGAGGAGACCGCGGACGACCTCGCCCGCCTCTCCGCCAACCGCGTATGGGTGGTCGATCCGATCGACGGCACGCGCGACTATCTGCGCGAGCGGCCCGGCTGGGCGGTGTCGATCGCGCTGGTCGAGAACGGGCAGCCGGTGATCGGTGTGCTCGCCGCCCCGGCCCGTGGCGAACACTGGCTCGCCGAAGCCGGCAAGGGCGCGACCCGCAACGGCACCCCGATCGCGGCGTCGGACCGCATCGAACTCACCGGCGCGCGTGTCCCGGCCGACGATCTCCCCAAGGTCGATCGCCACCTGACCATGGTCGAGAAGCCCAATTCGATCGCGCTGCGCATCGCCATGGTCGCCGCGGGCGAGGCCGATCTGCTCGCCACCTTCCGCTGGGGCAATGAGTGGGACATCGCCGCCGCCACGCTGATCGCGCGCGAGGCCGGCGCCACGATCACCGACGCGCTGGGCAAGAAATTGCGCTTCAACACGCCGGCGGGCGAGGCCTTCGGCGTCCTCGCCACCGCCCCCGGCATCCACCAGGCGGCGGCCGGTCACCTGCGCGAACGCGCCGTCGAAGCGCTGGGCAGACAGCCTAGCCGCTGA
- a CDS encoding toxic anion resistance protein gives MATETATAEKTDDLVLTAPEPLKERAPEKMAGLVPVDEGKKNELVTRVESFIDELVAQDVNSPEFGKRVDAITAMGSKEIRDAAGQSNRFLDRPVRAMDKDVGVGKDLAELRRVVEDLDPGKKGDLTQRKKLFGVIPFGNKLRNYFDSYKSSQTHIAAILKSLQSGKDELLMDNAAIDVERQNLWAAMGRLEQMIYISKEMDQRLEDKALELDHTDPAKAKAIRETALFYTRQRTQDLLTQMAVTVQGYLALDLVKKNNVELVKGVDRASTTTVGALRTAVTVAQALTAQRLVLDQITALNTTTANIIDSTGKLLKENTARVHEQAASSTIPIETLQRAFQNIYDTMDAIDVFKLKALDSMKTTVNVLSSEVEKSKGYIARAEGAAQNQVSGNAEQFKLEAL, from the coding sequence ATGGCGACCGAGACTGCGACTGCCGAGAAGACCGACGATCTGGTGCTGACCGCACCCGAGCCGCTGAAGGAGCGCGCGCCCGAGAAGATGGCCGGGCTGGTCCCCGTCGACGAGGGCAAGAAGAACGAGCTGGTGACTCGCGTCGAGAGCTTCATCGACGAGCTCGTCGCGCAGGACGTGAACTCGCCCGAGTTCGGCAAGCGCGTCGACGCGATCACCGCGATGGGATCGAAGGAGATTCGCGACGCCGCGGGCCAGTCCAACCGCTTCCTCGACCGGCCGGTGCGTGCGATGGACAAGGACGTGGGGGTCGGCAAGGACTTGGCCGAGCTGCGCCGCGTGGTCGAGGACCTCGATCCCGGCAAGAAAGGCGACCTAACCCAGCGCAAGAAGCTGTTCGGCGTCATTCCGTTCGGCAACAAGCTGCGCAACTATTTCGACAGCTACAAGTCGAGCCAGACGCACATCGCCGCGATCCTCAAGAGCCTGCAGTCGGGCAAGGACGAGCTGCTGATGGACAATGCCGCGATCGACGTCGAGCGGCAGAATCTGTGGGCGGCGATGGGGCGGCTCGAACAGATGATCTACATCTCCAAGGAGATGGATCAAAGGCTCGAGGACAAGGCGCTCGAGCTGGATCATACCGATCCGGCCAAGGCCAAGGCGATCCGCGAGACTGCGTTGTTCTATACCCGCCAGCGCACGCAGGACCTGCTGACGCAGATGGCGGTGACGGTGCAGGGCTATCTCGCGCTCGACCTGGTCAAGAAGAACAATGTCGAGCTGGTGAAGGGCGTCGACCGTGCCTCGACCACCACCGTCGGCGCGCTGCGCACCGCGGTGACGGTGGCGCAGGCGCTGACCGCGCAGCGGCTGGTGCTCGACCAGATCACCGCGCTCAACACGACGACCGCCAACATCATCGATTCGACCGGCAAGCTGCTCAAGGAAAACACGGCGCGGGTCCATGAGCAGGCGGCGTCGAGCACGATCCCGATCGAGACGCTGCAGCGCGCCTTCCAGAACATCTATGACACGATGGACGCGATCGACGTGTTCAAGCTCAAGGCGCTCGATAGCATGAAGACGACGGTCAACGTGCTGTCGAGCGAGGTCGAGAAGTCGAAGGGCTATATCGCCCGGGCGGAAGGCGCAGCGCAGAACCAGGTCTCGGGCAATGCCGAGCAGTTCAAGCTGGAGGCGCTGTAA
- the typA gene encoding translational GTPase TypA — MNLRNVAIIAHVDHGKTTLVDQLFRQSGTFRDNQRVEERAMDSNDLEKERGITILAKPTSVDWEGIRINIVDTPGHADFGGEVERILSMVDGVILLVDSSEGAMPQTKFVTGKALKLGLRPIVVVNKIDRPDERIQEVLDEVFDLFVSLDATDEQLDFPVLYASGRNGYANEDPTLREGTLTPLFQKIVDHVPPPALDVDAPFTFLVTLLDRDNFLGRVLTGRVTSGKVKVNQAIHALDMDGNVIETGRASKIMSFRGLDRVPVDEAQAGDIISLAGLTVATVSNTIADTSVSVPIQAQPIDPPTLSMRFAVNDSPMAGREGTKVTSRMIRDRLFREAESNVAIKVTEAADKDSFEVAGRGELQLGVLIETMRREGFELGISRPRVLLREEDGQKMEPYETVIIDVDDEHSGAVVEKMNLRKAEMTDMRPSGGGKTRITFSAPSRGMIGYHGEFLSDTRGTGIMNRLFEKYGPHKGAIEGRKNGVLISNGAGEANAYSLNTLEERGILFVGHGEALYEGMVIGENAKPEDLEVNPMKAKQLSNVRSSGKDDAIRLTPPKKMTLEQAIAYIDDDEMVEVTPKTIRLRKRFLDPHERKRASRAKAA; from the coding sequence ATGAACCTTCGCAACGTGGCGATCATCGCACACGTCGACCACGGCAAGACCACGCTCGTCGACCAGCTCTTCCGCCAGTCCGGTACCTTCCGCGACAACCAGCGCGTCGAAGAAAGAGCCATGGATTCCAATGACTTGGAGAAAGAGCGCGGGATCACTATCCTCGCCAAGCCGACCTCGGTCGATTGGGAAGGCATCCGCATCAACATCGTCGATACGCCCGGCCACGCCGATTTCGGCGGCGAGGTGGAGCGCATCCTCTCGATGGTCGACGGCGTCATCCTGCTGGTCGATTCGTCCGAAGGCGCGATGCCGCAGACCAAGTTCGTGACCGGCAAGGCGCTGAAGCTCGGCCTGCGTCCGATCGTCGTGGTCAACAAGATCGACCGGCCGGACGAGCGCATCCAGGAAGTGCTGGACGAGGTGTTCGACCTGTTCGTCAGCCTCGACGCGACCGACGAACAGCTTGATTTCCCTGTCCTTTATGCCTCGGGCCGTAACGGCTATGCCAATGAGGACCCGACGCTGCGCGAGGGCACGCTGACCCCGCTGTTCCAGAAGATCGTCGACCATGTCCCGCCGCCCGCGCTCGACGTGGACGCGCCCTTCACCTTCCTCGTCACCCTGCTCGACCGCGACAACTTCCTCGGCCGCGTGCTCACCGGCCGCGTCACCTCGGGCAAGGTCAAGGTCAACCAGGCGATCCACGCGCTCGACATGGACGGCAACGTCATCGAGACCGGCCGCGCGTCGAAGATCATGTCGTTCCGCGGACTCGACCGCGTACCGGTCGACGAGGCGCAGGCGGGCGACATCATCAGCCTTGCCGGCCTCACCGTCGCGACCGTCTCCAACACCATCGCCGACACCTCGGTCAGCGTGCCGATCCAGGCGCAGCCGATCGACCCGCCGACGCTGTCGATGCGCTTCGCCGTCAACGACAGCCCGATGGCGGGCCGCGAGGGCACCAAGGTTACCTCGCGCATGATCCGCGACCGCCTGTTCCGCGAGGCCGAATCCAACGTCGCGATCAAGGTCACCGAGGCCGCCGACAAGGACAGCTTCGAAGTCGCCGGCCGCGGCGAGCTCCAGCTCGGCGTGCTGATCGAGACCATGCGCCGCGAGGGCTTCGAGCTCGGCATCAGCCGCCCGCGCGTGCTGCTGCGCGAGGAAGACGGGCAGAAGATGGAGCCCTACGAGACCGTCATCATCGATGTCGATGACGAGCATTCGGGCGCGGTGGTCGAGAAGATGAACCTGCGCAAGGCCGAGATGACCGACATGCGCCCCTCGGGCGGCGGCAAGACCCGCATCACCTTCAGCGCCCCGTCGCGCGGCATGATCGGCTATCATGGCGAGTTCCTGTCGGACACGCGCGGCACCGGCATCATGAACCGGCTGTTCGAGAAATACGGCCCGCACAAGGGCGCGATCGAGGGCCGCAAGAACGGCGTGCTGATCTCCAACGGCGCGGGCGAGGCCAATGCCTATTCGCTCAACACGCTTGAAGAGCGCGGCATCCTGTTCGTCGGCCATGGCGAGGCCCTGTATGAGGGCATGGTGATCGGCGAGAACGCCAAGCCGGAGGACCTCGAGGTCAATCCGATGAAGGCGAAGCAGCTGAGCAACGTCCGCTCCTCGGGCAAGGACGACGCGATCCGCCTGACTCCGCCCAAGAAGATGACGCTGGAACAGGCGATCGCCTATATCGACGACGACGAGATGGTCGAGGTGACGCCCAAGACGATCCGCCTGCGCAAGCGCTTCCTGGATCCGCACGAGCGCAAGCGCGCGAGCCGGGCCAAGGCGGCCTGA
- a CDS encoding OmpA family protein, producing the protein MRVISNSPKSLLLLALLAGAAPVSLAAQEQPPAQEQPQDRPPADVSITGTPEPAPVAAEMTEGPEVNGIISARDGDRVQVTTADGNKTIVAVNDSTRIRASGGFLGLNRSKLAADALLNGLPVSIKTMQAGDTLVASQIKLQNKDLKTASMIHNGTDQRFAEQTAATEALRGRVGDIDQYNVKGTTNVNFDTGKAVLSEQAKADLCTAAKSAEAMDNALLLVVGYTDSTGSQEFNQTLSEKRASSVINYLQQACGWKPYRMLTPTGMAEADPLADNETPEGKAQNRRVAVNVLVSKAVDGLREARVN; encoded by the coding sequence ATGCGTGTGATTTCCAACAGCCCAAAGTCTCTCTTGCTGCTCGCCCTGCTTGCCGGGGCAGCGCCCGTCAGCCTGGCCGCGCAGGAGCAGCCGCCGGCGCAGGAGCAGCCGCAGGACCGGCCCCCGGCCGACGTCTCCATCACGGGCACGCCCGAGCCCGCGCCCGTGGCGGCCGAGATGACCGAGGGCCCCGAGGTCAACGGCATCATCTCCGCACGCGACGGTGACCGGGTGCAGGTCACCACCGCCGACGGCAACAAGACGATCGTCGCGGTCAATGATTCCACGCGGATCCGGGCCAGCGGCGGGTTCCTGGGGCTCAATCGCAGCAAGCTCGCCGCGGACGCGCTGCTCAACGGTCTGCCGGTCAGCATCAAGACGATGCAGGCGGGCGACACGCTGGTGGCGAGCCAGATCAAGCTGCAGAACAAGGACCTCAAGACCGCGTCGATGATCCACAACGGCACCGACCAGCGCTTTGCCGAGCAGACCGCGGCGACCGAGGCGCTGCGCGGCCGCGTGGGCGATATCGACCAGTATAACGTCAAGGGCACGACCAACGTGAACTTCGACACCGGCAAGGCGGTGCTGTCCGAGCAGGCCAAGGCCGATCTCTGCACCGCGGCCAAGTCGGCCGAGGCGATGGACAACGCGCTGCTGCTGGTCGTCGGCTACACCGATTCGACGGGCAGCCAGGAGTTCAACCAGACGCTCAGCGAAAAGCGCGCGAGCAGCGTGATCAACTATCTGCAGCAGGCGTGCGGCTGGAAGCCCTACCGCATGCTGACCCCCACCGGCATGGCCGAAGCCGACCCGCTGGCGGACAACGAAACCCCCGAAGGCAAGGCACAGAACCGCCGCGTTGCGGTGAATGTGCTGGTGAGCAAGGCGGTCGACGGATTGCGCGAGGCGCGGGTTAATTGA
- a CDS encoding DUF6683 family protein, which yields MQHGLAVFAALLLATAPAAAQDFPAIGSQYIDFGASMASVGQMNNVLGATVRSRGGDRRAATRPPALTATVGTRYKSSPAVSARVRGQFADFVAKADPVNAARLRQVIQQNDLLGLWERHVATDGLRRGDVADAMAAYWVQNWQIANKVPFTSRAQVQAVRGQIASALGTSPGFARMNDAARQELAETYMLNFIAQGSAFSDATARRDAALATRLSDAAVARFRADVKLDLRRLRLTPAGFAD from the coding sequence ATGCAACATGGCCTCGCCGTTTTCGCTGCCCTGCTTCTCGCTACAGCGCCGGCAGCGGCGCAGGATTTCCCTGCCATCGGCAGCCAATATATCGACTTCGGCGCGTCCATGGCCTCGGTCGGGCAGATGAACAATGTGCTGGGCGCGACGGTGCGGAGTCGCGGCGGCGATCGCCGCGCTGCGACCAGGCCGCCGGCTCTGACCGCTACTGTCGGCACGCGCTACAAATCGTCCCCTGCAGTCTCGGCGCGCGTGCGCGGACAGTTCGCCGATTTCGTGGCGAAGGCCGACCCGGTCAATGCCGCGCGCCTGCGCCAGGTGATCCAGCAGAACGATCTGCTTGGCCTGTGGGAACGGCATGTCGCGACGGATGGCCTACGTCGCGGCGACGTGGCCGATGCGATGGCTGCCTATTGGGTCCAGAATTGGCAGATCGCCAACAAAGTCCCGTTCACCAGTCGCGCTCAGGTGCAGGCGGTGCGCGGCCAGATCGCGAGTGCGCTCGGCACCAGTCCCGGCTTCGCGCGGATGAATGATGCCGCCCGGCAGGAATTGGCCGAGACCTATATGCTCAATTTCATCGCGCAGGGCAGCGCCTTTTCCGACGCGACGGCCCGCAGGGACGCAGCGCTCGCCACACGCCTGTCCGACGCCGCTGTGGCGCGCTTTCGGGCCGATGTTAAGCTCGATCTGCGCCGCCTGCGCCTGACGCCGGCGGGCTTCGCAGACTGA
- a CDS encoding serine hydrolase has product MHEAQASRSSPTRRAQIELRTHCSRTHFDYSCSQSGCERIDMKRFLLAFALGIVAAPPLQARASPPHQTAPAAIDALFARWNQPDSPGCAVSVTQRQELVFKGAYGSAILESRTPNTPVTTFHIASVSKQFAAFAIYLLQSDGKLSIGDDVRKYVPELHDFGHPIRLADLLHHTSGLRDQWSLLALGGRRLEDTITQDDVVQAILAQRELNFPTGSRFAYSNSNYTLLALVVERASGQSFGQFMAKRVFEPLGMANTWIQDDFRLVRAGHAQPYGPSANGFQRRSLPYSSYGATGVQTNVEDMARWAMNLDQPRIGTPAMIDAMLAITRDETGKAIPYASGFEIGRYRGAVTVEHSGTDPGYVADFLMLPEHHLAISLLCNAEGPNPVELARRIADLYLGDVLAAEAKVERRPIVLDAQRLAGFVGTYKEEPGVLFAVSLRGGKLFMQGRDEMTAFGQGDFFLANAPVTFSFPDESTLVIHEPDHDRIARRIALGAVPDLTPARMAEYVGDYYSPELKAIYTVSVRAGRMRLRGPMGQTIIHQQPAALREPDAFYTESLAGALQFRRDRRRKVSELTLSNGRVINLRMVRLRNQLPGLGS; this is encoded by the coding sequence GTGCATGAAGCGCAGGCTTCTCGGTCGTCGCCGACGAGGCGTGCTCAAATAGAGCTACGCACCCATTGCTCCCGCACCCACTTTGATTACAGTTGTAGTCAATCTGGATGCGAGAGGATCGATATGAAGAGGTTCCTGCTGGCGTTCGCGCTCGGAATTGTCGCGGCACCCCCTCTGCAGGCGCGCGCGTCGCCGCCGCACCAGACCGCGCCGGCCGCCATCGACGCGCTCTTCGCGCGCTGGAACCAGCCCGACAGCCCTGGCTGCGCGGTATCGGTGACACAGCGGCAGGAGTTGGTCTTCAAGGGCGCTTATGGAAGCGCGATCCTCGAGAGCCGCACGCCCAACACGCCGGTCACCACCTTCCACATCGCTTCCGTGTCCAAGCAGTTCGCTGCCTTCGCGATCTATCTGCTCCAGTCCGACGGCAAGCTGTCGATCGGCGACGACGTTCGTAAATACGTCCCCGAGCTGCACGATTTCGGCCATCCGATCAGGCTTGCCGACCTGCTCCACCACACCAGCGGGCTGCGCGACCAATGGAGCCTGCTGGCCCTGGGCGGCCGACGCCTCGAGGACACGATCACGCAGGACGATGTGGTCCAGGCGATCCTGGCCCAGCGCGAGCTCAATTTCCCGACCGGAAGCCGCTTCGCCTATTCCAACTCCAACTATACGCTGCTCGCCCTGGTGGTGGAACGCGCGTCCGGGCAATCCTTTGGCCAGTTCATGGCGAAGCGGGTGTTCGAGCCGCTGGGGATGGCAAATACCTGGATACAAGATGATTTCCGGCTGGTGCGAGCCGGCCATGCGCAGCCCTATGGGCCTAGCGCGAACGGATTCCAGCGCCGCTCGCTGCCCTATTCGAGCTACGGTGCGACGGGCGTGCAGACCAATGTCGAGGACATGGCGCGCTGGGCGATGAACCTCGATCAGCCCAGGATCGGAACCCCGGCGATGATCGACGCCATGCTCGCCATCACACGGGACGAGACGGGCAAGGCAATTCCCTATGCGTCGGGTTTCGAGATCGGGCGCTATCGCGGCGCCGTGACGGTCGAGCATAGCGGTACCGATCCCGGCTACGTCGCCGATTTCCTGATGCTGCCGGAGCACCATCTGGCGATCAGCCTCCTTTGCAACGCCGAGGGGCCAAACCCGGTCGAGCTCGCCCGGAGGATCGCCGATCTCTACCTGGGAGACGTTCTGGCTGCCGAGGCGAAGGTCGAACGCAGACCCATTGTTCTGGATGCGCAGCGCCTCGCGGGTTTCGTCGGCACTTACAAGGAAGAGCCTGGCGTCCTGTTCGCCGTCAGCCTGCGCGGCGGCAAGCTGTTCATGCAGGGACGCGACGAGATGACTGCGTTCGGACAGGGCGACTTCTTTCTGGCGAATGCGCCGGTCACTTTCAGCTTTCCCGACGAATCGACGCTCGTCATCCACGAGCCGGATCATGACCGCATCGCCCGGCGCATCGCCCTGGGCGCCGTCCCCGATCTCACTCCCGCACGCATGGCGGAATATGTCGGCGATTATTACAGTCCGGAACTCAAGGCGATCTACACAGTCTCCGTCCGCGCGGGCCGGATGCGGTTGCGCGGCCCAATGGGCCAAACCATCATCCACCAGCAGCCCGCAGCCCTGCGCGAGCCCGACGCATTCTACACCGAATCCCTGGCGGGCGCCCTTCAGTTCCGGCGGGATCGCCGGCGGAAGGTCAGCGAGCTCACCTTGTCGAACGGCCGCGTCATCAACCTGCGCATGGTGAGGCTGCGGAACCAGCTGCCAGGTCTCGGAAGCTGA
- the ruvB gene encoding Holliday junction branch migration DNA helicase RuvB: protein MTDSDRILTAARRPEDVDAALRPKSLDEFVGQRAARDNLRVFIDAARTRGDALDHVLFFGPPGLGKTTLAQIIAREMGVGFRATSGPVIAKSGDLAALLTNLEDGDVLFIDEIHRLAPAVEEVLYPAMEDRALDLMIGEGPSARSVRIDLPRFTLVGATTRQGLLTTPLRDRFGIPVRLQFYTVEELQRVVTRAAGLLDLHIAPDGAAEIARRSRGTPRIAGRLLRRVRDFANVAGETTVHAKAADAALNRLEVDALGLDAMDRRYLTMIADIYKGGPVGVETLAAGLSEPRDTIEEVIEPYLIQIGMIARTARGRCLNAAGWKHLGLHPPAGAQDGLFDGK, encoded by the coding sequence ATGACCGACTCCGACCGCATCCTCACCGCCGCCCGCCGCCCCGAGGACGTCGACGCGGCGCTGCGCCCCAAGTCGCTCGACGAGTTCGTCGGCCAGCGCGCGGCGCGCGACAATCTCCGCGTGTTCATCGATGCCGCCCGCACCCGCGGCGACGCGCTCGACCATGTCCTGTTCTTCGGCCCGCCCGGCCTCGGCAAGACCACGCTCGCCCAGATCATCGCGCGCGAGATGGGCGTCGGGTTCCGCGCCACCTCCGGCCCGGTGATCGCCAAGTCGGGCGACCTCGCCGCTTTGCTCACCAATCTCGAGGACGGCGACGTCCTGTTCATCGACGAGATCCACCGCCTCGCGCCCGCGGTCGAGGAAGTGCTCTATCCCGCGATGGAGGACCGCGCGCTCGACCTGATGATCGGGGAGGGCCCCTCGGCGCGCAGCGTGCGCATCGATCTTCCCCGCTTCACCCTGGTCGGCGCCACGACGCGCCAGGGCCTGCTCACCACCCCGCTGCGCGACCGCTTCGGCATCCCCGTGCGCCTGCAATTCTACACGGTCGAGGAGCTGCAGCGCGTCGTCACGCGCGCCGCGGGCCTGCTCGACCTGCACATCGCCCCCGACGGCGCGGCCGAGATCGCGCGCCGTTCACGCGGCACCCCGCGCATCGCCGGCCGCCTGCTGCGCCGCGTGCGCGACTTCGCCAATGTCGCGGGCGAGACCACCGTCCACGCCAAGGCCGCCGACGCTGCGCTCAACCGGCTCGAGGTCGACGCGCTCGGCCTCGACGCGATGGACCGCCGCTACCTCACCATGATCGCCGACATCTACAAGGGCGGCCCGGTCGGCGTCGAGACGCTCGCCGCCGGCCTCTCCGAGCCGCGCGACACGATCGAGGAAGTGATCGAGCCCTACCTCATCCAGATCGGCATGATCGCCCGGACGGCGCGCGGCCGCTGCCTCAACGCGGCCGGCTGGAAGCATCTCGGCCTCCACCCGCCGGCGGGCGCGCAGGACGGGTTGTTCGACGGTAAGTGA